The Heteronotia binoei isolate CCM8104 ecotype False Entrance Well chromosome 11, APGP_CSIRO_Hbin_v1, whole genome shotgun sequence genome includes the window gtagtatCATAGGATGAAACAGTTTGCAACTCTTTTATCAAGTGCTGAATATAGTTGCAGTTCTTCTTCTGTAAAATGAAGATGTTTATACTGTTGAATTCCATATATACGCCAAATAGTACAATGTTATCCAAGTTGTAAGTTAAAATTTTTATATTGTTACCTCAATAAAAGAAGTTTAGgtctgagagagaaggaagttgcCCCCCCTCACCCATCCCATCAAGAAGAAATGGGCTGTTTCTTAAAAATGTCTGGAAACTTCTCTAGTAAGGACTGGAGAAGGTCTACCAGGTGGTTCACCTGTATCAGCTTCCTTGTGAACAGAGACAATGCAAAGCAGTCTATTGAACCATTAAGCAGCAAGAGGCTTTGTCAGACTCCTTCTGATGGAGTTTAATTGAGATGGCAGAGGGCTGCTTTTATTCTCTTTCTCATCCGTGTCAACAGCAATTGAGATTTTCCAGCTCAGCATTCCTCTTCTGATTCCCAGGAATGTGTTAAAGCTCTCACCAGAGCCTTTCATGCTGTTACTGAAAGAGCccttttctttgtatttatttattgagctAATTTCTGTGCTGCATTTCTGAGGCTCAAAGTGGCTCCCAGCAATATAAGTACAAAACGCTTGAAGATAAAATCAGCAGTAAAAACAGTACAGCAAGAATGAATTGCAGTATCCTGCAGTAGAATAGGGATGCTCAGCGCAGAAGCTAGGCTGAAGAGATATAGGTTGGCTCCTGAACTGTTCCCTTGCTGTTTCAGTAGTTGCACCAGTGGAATGACATTGCTGTTGGTGGAAGAGGGGAGGGCAATCTCTGTTGGTTGCTGGCTTCTAcctcagactccccccccccccaatttcccccaTTTTATTCCTTGTAGGTCAGCTGACCTGCAGGAGCATAACTTGGAAGGGACAGGAGGCTGCAGTGagataggacaggggtggccagcggtagctctccagatgttttttgcatacaacttccatcagccgcagccagcatggccaatggctggggctgatggggagttgtaggcaaaaaacatctggagagctaccattggccacccctgggatagggaAGCTGGAGACATTGCCTTTACCTAGTGCAACTCTGTTCACACTACTTAGAAGCCAAGCCAGTGTCTTTACAACCCCTCTTAAAAGTAAGGATTAATTTCTTGAGGCTACTCCTTTCAAAGCCTGTTGTGTTCAACTGTTAAGTTCCGATTTACTGCTGGGAAATATCTTCACTTGCTTGAAGATGGAACATGTTTTAGGAGCTTGTGAGCTGATACCAGAAAAGACTGTTCTTTATGGTATGTGGAGCCTAGGCTGGGAAGGGCCTTAAAGTGAATATCAGTACCTTGAACTGGACCAGGGAATCACACAAGCAGCTAGTAGTTGAGATAATACAAGTTGGACTTGTTCTTGTCTTTCAGTGTCCTCCTCAGGGAGACACATTGTCATGTTCTACACTGACAGCAGTTCAAGGGCAGCACCAGGTGTTACAGTAATCAGTCATAAAGCATCCAAAGGCAAGGATTGGTTTTTTGCAATATCCCCTCTCTAGGAAGTGACAGTCTGCATAACAAATACCCACTGGCTTGAAACACTTCATCTTTTCAGCCTAAGGTGCTAGTCTATGAAACAGATgtggttgttttgtttttcacaTACATGGAGAATGCTACTGAACTTCTTTTGTTGCTGTGCTACATATATTCAGTGGAATTCACTTGTCAAGTGATATTGCTGGTGCTAACAACAGATGCTGactgtaaagatttttttttcttttacaggactgcagctttagttGGTAGATCAATCAACTAAAGCACTTTAAGTGATTAATAGGCAAGGACTGAATGTTATTGTTGAGTTACAGATACAGTTGTTTGGGGGTTTTAAAGGCCATGTTGATGTGTGTAAAATAGGAAATGAAAAAGGAAAGCTGTCAATTTCTTGACCACTGATTTATAACAGTCAGTAGTAGCTTTCCTTTTTTAAGCTCAAGTTCAGTGTAATTTCTCTCACTGTGTCAAAAATGCACCTATATTATAGTTTTGATAATACAAAAATATATCAAAATGGAATCCAtctgctaaagcaggggtggccagcttgcttaatgtaagagccacatagaataaacatcagatgcttgagagccacaagacatgaacgcatATTACACACAcctctttattaaaactctttatactttctttgcacagaaagataaaatacatactttacttacttttactttattcgatttatatcccgccctaccccaccgaggtgggctcaaaTACGCCtgtactttacaacacaaccatgctagaatgGTTGTAaagtgggaataacagtccccataagaccagcatagggaaaggttaggtaattattttttggcactagTGGGAGAAGGTAACACGCACatgccatataaatcactgaccactgtttgcatcatgatgcatctctctttgctttgACACCAAGGCAAAGATGCAGCGCCTACAAGAACTGTGAAACTAAGGGGAAACCCTGTGCTGCCCTCTATAATTCCATCCCTCCCAGTGGCTCCATcagctcttgcactttctttcccTGTTCTAGATCTCCAGgggacctctgtggtggaggagaagagctggcAAGCCTGACAatttccccctcctccgcttCACACACAatagaaatagtcacctacctatggatcatcgctcagaggctgactgaggtcccggtgctaagcacacttacttgagagtaagcctgcattacaTTCCTCCTTGACATCTGGGAGCTGCATACTATGTATGAAAGAGctccatgtggctcccgagccgcagtttggccacccctgagctaaagcAATTATTTATCAGcattttcttaaaataaaaagTTGATTGTCTTATTTTGCAACTGTCATTTCATGATAGAGCAGGAGTGATTTGAGCCAGTGTATGTGTCTTCTCTTGATAATGAGATGAGATGTGAACATCTTTCTTATTTTTAGGCACTTATATTAATTTATATCTTGCTTGTTCATTgttttactgccccccccccccaaataaaagatTACTGGAGAGGAATGTCACTTGTGATAAAGCTAAGCTTTTCGCCTTTTAGGTAGCTCACACTCCAGAACcctgtgaccattttcataatttTAAAAGAGTCCCAGGGTATAGTATGATTGGGAAACACAAGATGCAGCAAATTTGCTGAAGCTCAGAGCTCATCAGTGCCTGGATGCGAGACCTCCTGGGAATCCTATGAAAGTCTTCTTGAGTGCCACGTTAGAAAAAAGGCAGGATGTATCCATGCAGTGAACCAATCAGTACACAGACTAAATGAGAAAGGATTGCTGTGCCAGCCTTGGACTCTTCACATTTCTTGCATGGTGCTGCTTCAGGATGTTTGTGCAGTGGACCACTAGCCTTCCCTTACTGCTAGATAGTGTTGCTACTAGAAGGACAGAACTGAACTGTAAACAGCTTAAAGTGACTGAGGATAAATTGAACCAGGACAGTTTGCGCAGAGGTGTCCATGCTGTGGCTCAGGGAACCCCTGAACCCAGACAAACCCAGCCCTCTTCCCCTCTCGAATGATTCTGCAACCCTCACTAGTGTCATCTGAGCTGCAGCATCTGCTGTCCCTTTGTGTGGAGCCTCTATTTCCATTTTTGCAGATCCTAGCAGGTTCTTGCAGCACCTGAGTGAGTGTCACCCACCCACCTTGCTGCTAGAGCATGTTCATATCAGGTCAGCAGCAGACGAAAAATGGGGCAGACCCCAACCCAACACACATTTCTCCGTATAGCCCTCGGACTAAAAAGTTTTGATGCCTCTAATTTAGACCATTTCAGGCTTTGATGCGGTTGTGCCAGACGAAACCCACAGTTGCCTACCTCCCTAGATCTTTTTTATTAATGTATTCTCCAATATTATATCCTTGCTTTCTTCCAAGAATCTAAGGGTGGCATACATGGAGTTAATCCATTTTCATCCTtgcagcaaccctgtgagataggtcaaAGAGTGATTtagccacccctgagctaaagcAATTATTTAGcagtcttttcttttaaaaaaaaagttttgcgttattattcagctgttattttatgATGGAGCAAGAGTATTTGAGCCAGTGTATGTGGCTTGTCTTGATAATGAGATGAGATGTGAACACCTTTCTTATCACTCACCAAGCTTCTATCAGGACACCCTGTTGTTGACtgagcatttttttttcagttaagAGAGACTCCAGTGGGAAATAGCTGAATTAGAATTCATCAATAGATTTAGGAATAGACTCAGCTTCACAATTTTCTTGAGTTTTATAGGTGTGAAATTGTTTTACGTAATTAGGAGGCTGTAGTTCTgaatgaaagagccccgtggtgcagagtggtaaagctgcagtactgcagtcggagccctctgctcatgacctgagttcgatcccagcggaagctagttccaggtcgactcagccttccatccttccaaggtcggtaaaatgagtacccagcttgctggagggaaagtgtagatgactgaggaaggcaatggcaaaccaccccgtaaaaagtctgctgtgaaaatgttgtgaaagcaacgtcaccccagagtcgaaaatgactggtgcttgcacaggggactagttCTGAATGAAATCTGTGCTTACTGTTTTGAATGCGGAGTGTAGAAATGTCACAAACTAGGGGTTGGCTCTGGACTAAATTTTCCACTAACACAAAGCTTTTCTGcccacaaaacagaattttcccTATTCCCTTCCTCCCATTGCAGCCATTTGATCTCCCCCAAAATGCTGCTTTCAGGGGGCAGAGGACCCTCTGGAATGGCATGGAGACAAATTTGGGCATTGCAACAAAGAAGAGATATTTACAGAAATTGCATATCATTAACAGTTAATGGAAAATTTAGTTTAGATCCTACTTAAGGCTTTTAAAagtcatttcccccctttttttctttgtatatttaagaagacaactgcagatatatactctgcccttctctctgaatcagaatctcagagcagtttacaatctcttttatctccatcctccacaacagatatcctaTAAGTCTGTGTCAGATGAAGTGATAGACTCCTGATAGACTAACacatctgttagtctttaaggcactacAATATTGTTCTTTTGTTTTGCTCATAGTAAGCTAACATAGCCACCCCACTGGAAGATGGGTTAAATGAGGATCTGAGCCCAAATCACCCTGTTCTGTTCCACAGAGGATATGGATGGGTGCAGGTTTCCATGGGATATTTTGTGGATTGGGGTTTACTAAATTCAAGAGATTAGCTTGCTGCCTAGGACCTAAGGAACCCTGACTGTAGTTCTGTGCAAGGGACCTGTCAGGCCTCTTTTGAAAACCAGGGTTTAAACAGCAGTTTATAAATACTTCATGTGTGGGGGGAAAGGGCTGGTATCTGAAGTCAAAGCAGGTGTTCAGAGCCCAGCCATTTGAATCAGGTGCCACTTGCTAGTTACATGAAATCACGAGACTCAAATGCATACCCCTTGGTCATGTAATTGGGAGCTCCAAAAGTGCTGTCTCTTTTTGGGTTGATACTTTGAGGTGCTATGATGCCGTCATATGTATTAATTTGCACACTCAGCTGTAAAGCCTAATGAAGGCAGGATGGTATTCCCTAACCAGAGTACCGGATcagtttcaaggttttagtaatgacttttaaagcctttcacagtctgggaccgacatacctagGGGACCgcatctccccatatatgccccagagatcACTACGATCCAGCACATAAAATCTACTGACTGGccctggcccgaaggacatcCGTCTTACCtcagctagggccagggccttttcggccttggccccagcctggtggaatcagctcctcttggagatctgggccctcacTGAACTTatctttttgtagggcctgtaaaacagagctattccaccagacCTTTAGTTGAGGTAGCAGACATCCTACTCTAGCGGGCGTTCCTTCCATTGGACAGCCCTATGCTACGATACCATTTCTGCTgtaatgttaaattacctttttaCTGTGCCAGATTCTTAAACTATATAGCATGTGTCCAACTGAGCCACCACCTGTAACTGTTTATGAtcaaattgtattgttttattgatatgatatgttttgttatttatactgtttttataatgatgttatctgccctgagccctttctgggatagggcagaatataactagtctaaataaaataaataacagcaGGCTGAAGCATCTTCCGTTTTAAATTCAGGTATGGCTCTCAAGTTATGGAGAAAGTCCTCCAGATGGCTGAAGGGATCGACATTGGCAAGATGCCATCATTTGAGCTGGTGCCCGGTGCTAAGGCAACAAAAAGACCACATTCACCCGTTGATGATTCTTCTCGCAGTGAGTATATCAGTCTTCCTGTTCGAAATAGACACAGTTCTGTAATGTTTGCTGCTACAATGAATGGAGAAGCTGTGTATACCTTCTTCCCTCCTGCCACTGCTTCTCTAGTGCAAGACTGTACTCCTCAGGATCTGCCAAGCTAAACAACTAGCAGGTCCAAAAGAAACAGAAGCAGAGAATGTCCTTGTGCACATTTTCTGCCTGCATTTCCCACGTGATCTTTTAAGGGCAAGAAAGTGGCAATCCTAGCctgatgagtgctaatgttttttttCTCTAGAGATGCGCACACAGCCAGACAAGTGCTACTTTGCAACACACAACAGCACTGGCCCAGCTACATCTGTGGCTGTCTTGCCCTCTTCAGCAGCTCTTTTAAGGATAAAAAAGGAAGTGCATGCAACATATATAGCAAGGTTAGGCAATCCCTGGCACATGCACCAAACGGTGGCACACAGACCATTTTGCTCAGCATGCAGGGCCAGTTTTCCACCCAAACAACTGAGGTGAGCCCAAGGTAGGCTCAGCTTTCTCCCAGGGTATTGGACGCACTGCAGCCCTCCTTTGTCACCCTCCCCTTTTTCATTAGCTGATTTGGCAGCATCCTCACAGGTAGACATTTGGGAAGGTTATGATCTAGGTACTTGTCCCAGGGACACTGACTCCTTCCGCCAGACTGCCAACTAATTATAAGGCTGTGCTGTGTGAATAGTGGCTTACTTTGATTCAAATACACAGATGTGTGATAGACAGCTTTAGCCCCACATCTAGCAGGAAGTGGGGAGGCTAGGACCCAGGAGACTCAAAGTGGACAGCAACCCACAGGGTTGTGCAGGGTTATGGTGATTAAATAGTACCAGAAAGGGAGGACTCCAGAAAAGGGGACGCCGTTTCTCTGGGGCAGGAGGCAGCAATGTAACCCTCACCACAAGCCTCCATTGAGTACGAGCTCAGCTAGCCAAAAGTATCCGCAGCAGAGATGGTTGAACACTGACAGCTTCAACCAGTTCCCTGTGGTTTACTTTCCAAACAGAAACGTCAGCTGTCACAGTGGAGACTGGGGGCAGAGCTATGGATGCATTGCTACAATAGACCCATAGCTATAAACTTCATGATATCCAGTTAACTGATGCTGTGCTTGCCATTTTACCAAAGTTGCATTCACTTCATCTCCCAAAACTTAAGAGCATCAGTTGAGCCAGCAGACacgactttttaaaaatgctgttctCATTGACCAACTGCAGTACAGAGTTCAGTTCTCTACCACTGTGCTGTCTAAACAAGCATAGCAATTTAACTTGCATTTGAGTTGAATATAGGCAATAAATAAAGGGTAGAGCTTTGCCATTCCTTAATAGTAATACTTTATCTCCCAGACTGATAAATCAGTGTCAGTGGTGGTAGTCTTAATATtaccattttgtgaaaatggTCTAAGTACAGAGATTAAAGGCAGAGGTAAGGGGCAAAGTTAGTTTCACATGCTTTCCATATTAAGCCATGCTGCATGTATTCCAGATTATAGGTTCACCACACAAGCATGGAATGTATCACCTTGAATGTCTCTTAATTCCACCCCTTCCTAAATTTCTAATCCTTGCAGCTGTACACAATGCAGGTTTTCTCTTAATATTGTGAACTTACATTCCATAGGTTCTGAACCACCAAGAAAACAACCTCCCAAATTCCGTGTCAGACCTCGTTTTGAGCCCATACATTTTGTAGCCAGCAATACAAAAGATGAAGGAAAGGAACAGCCTTCCGAAAACCAAACACAGGATGCCAGTGAGAATATCACAACCCAACAGATACAAAACTACGCAGATCGGGTCTTCAGCAGCTTCAGTACACAGGATGGAGACTCCCAGTTTTCCAGTTCAGTAGGTTTAGGCTACACAAGTAGCCAAGCCAACCCAGTAGGAGCCAATGCGGTTTCCAACAGCAAAGACACTTCTGCAGATACTGGTACAGCAGTTTCAGCCTCTCCCTCCGTTCTCCAGTCCACCTCTGAAACGTTCCCCAAGTCAGTTATAACAGCCAAGCAGAGTTTTATTAACAAACTTGTAGCAGCTGTGCGTAAGAACCTTGCACATCCCAATTGGCCTGATAAAATTAACTACACTTTCCTTTTGACGCGATCCATACAGGCTTGCAAGACAAATCCTGAGTATATTTATTCTCCCTTAAAAGAAATTTCTCCTAGTGACCTCCCCAAGAATAAGAAGCTTCTGAAAGAAGGTTTTGCATGTGAAGTGAGGTGTCAGAATGTGTATTTGACTACAGGGTATGCTGGGAGCAAAAACGGTTCCAGGGACCGAGCTACAGAACTGGCAGTAATGCTGCTTCAGAAGGCTGTGGAAGTCAGAGTTGCACAGCGGAAGTTCAAGAACACCACCCGGGAGGATTTAGTGCTGTGTGAGAGTGGCACATCTCCAGAATTCCCACCGGCTCTCAAGCAGTTGGATGACTTTATTGCTGCCATGAAAGAATGCGGGCCTGGGCAGCCAAACTCTGATCCACAACAGGGCCCCAGCTCAACTAAACATTGGACTAACTTTGTCCTCACGGAAAATGCCAGCGATGCGATTGGAATACTGAACAATTCAGCCTCCTTTAACAAAATGACCGTTGAATACAAATATATCTTAATGCCGAACCGCCTGTGGCGCTGCAGAGTCTACTTGCAGGACCACTTTTTAGCTGAAGGTTATGGCACCAAGAAGACAAGTAAGCATGCTGCTGCAGATGAGGCTCTAAAAATTCTTCAGAAGACTCAGTCTAATGCAGGAGCCACCAAGACCGTCCAGGTTCAGAAAGTAGGCAGTGCTGGACGAGATCCTGGGAAGAAGAAAGACCTGAAGGATCTTGTTGTTTACGAAAACTCTATGAATCCTGTTTGTACGCTGAATGACACAGCTCAGTTCAACAAGATGACTGTGGAGTATGTATTTGAAAGGATGACAGGAATGCGGTGGAAATGCAAGGTGATGCTTGAGAATGAATTGATAGCTGAAGCTATCGGAGTTAAGAAGACGGTCAAACATGTGGCAGCAGAGGAAGCAGTGAAagtcctcaaaaaaacccagccaactgTCGTGAACAACCTGAAAAAAGGCACCATTGAAGATGTAATTTCAAGGAATGAGATTTGTGGTCGCTCGGCAGAAGAAGCTTTGAAACAGCAGATCAAGGAAGACAATATTGGGAATCAGATTTTAAGGAAAATGGGCTGGACGGGCGGTGGCTTGGGCAAAAGTGGGGAAGGGATTCGGGAACCGATTGCTGTGAAGGAGCAGTTCAAAAGAGAAGGACTTGGGCTTGATGTTGAAAGGGGGTCAAAAATTACCAAGAAAGATATTGAGCAGATCATCCAGAATTATGCCTTCTCAGACAGTAAGATTGACCTGACTTTCTCCACAGAACTGACAAATGACGAGCGCAAACAAATACATCAGATAGCCCAAAAATATGGGCTTAAGAGTAAATCCCATGGGCAGGGCCGAGACAGGTATTTGGTGGTTAGTCGAAAGAGGCGCAAAGAAGACTTGTTAGACCAGCTAAAGCAAGATGGTCAAGTTGGCCATTATGAACTCATCATGCCCCAGGAGAAATAAGGTTTGAGCATCACATATTCCTTTGGGGGATGCCCATACACACAATTTCCCATTAAAGAAAGAAGGCTGCATATGGTTGTgggctggatttttaaaaaatgttttatttgtgcatttaatttcaaaaacttaattAGAAAAAGGTTAGAACTTTAAAGTCTGTCCAAACTTACTTAGTGCAGTCCAGATAACATTAGTGCAATTAACTGTTGTATGATGTGTTGGAGATTATTTGTTCCCTTCATATTTTACTAGTTTTGTAATAGAAACAACACATCCAGCCAGAGGGAAATTTCACACCATTTTTTTGGAACAGGATAATTTCCATGTCtttattttacctttttaaaaataaaagtttttttaaaatgaacagaGATGGCAGTATGAAGAAAATTATATGTAAAGTTGATATTAATAAATAGTTCATTTCTGGACATGCAAAGAAGGGCAGGTTTTGTACATAAAATTTTGATTCTGACGAGGTAAAAATGTTTTTAGCGTATTCAAAAGGCAACATTGTTAAAATATTAGGGTTGGTTGACTCAGTTTACCCAACACTGTGTTCTGCACTTGCACCATCCAAGTCTCAAAATTGGCAGACAGCACGGAATTAGTAAGCTGGGAAACTTCAGTTTTTACCTGTTACAATCCTACTCCAAAAGCCAGCCAATGTTAAGCACTGCTGTGTGGTGAAGACTGCAACTGACATTGTGTTGCTTTCAGTGGGAGATGTACATACctctcccactgaaatcagtgggcctTAAATATGACTGCCTCAGACCCCAAGTTTCTAGCTCTCAGGGCTGTAAACATAGGTTTTAATGTTTGTGAGCTGTATCCTGTGAAAGACAAGGGAAGGGGAACCAAATAAACAAGCAAAAGCAAGTGTGCACGATTGGCATAATTTATATCAGGTCCAGAATCTCTGACACTTTGGCATGAAGTAGTCTTGTCTGTATGTAGTACAGAACATGCACAACTCTGGCTTTGTTTACTATCAGGTGTCTGCTTTCTAAAATAAATGAATGCACTTATATCATCTTGATGGTAAGATTCAACTTGAGCAGAGTTCACACACCCCGTTAACCAGTGAAGTATTAAGTCAACCCATTTTTAGTCACTCTTGGGATGGGCAGGGTGTTTGCTT containing:
- the NKRF gene encoding NF-kappa-B-repressing factor encodes the protein MAGGGWPVPGGNFLSPQPPPASSAQLEQPVVASTAEPDPDQWRQYQESDRYWALRKQFIFRNLPDYPGERIEKLLSFSQVWTNHIFMGCRYGSQVMEKVLQMAEGIDIGKMPSFELVPGAKATKRPHSPVDDSSRSSEPPRKQPPKFRVRPRFEPIHFVASNTKDEGKEQPSENQTQDASENITTQQIQNYADRVFSSFSTQDGDSQFSSSVGLGYTSSQANPVGANAVSNSKDTSADTGTAVSASPSVLQSTSETFPKSVITAKQSFINKLVAAVRKNLAHPNWPDKINYTFLLTRSIQACKTNPEYIYSPLKEISPSDLPKNKKLLKEGFACEVRCQNVYLTTGYAGSKNGSRDRATELAVMLLQKAVEVRVAQRKFKNTTREDLVLCESGTSPEFPPALKQLDDFIAAMKECGPGQPNSDPQQGPSSTKHWTNFVLTENASDAIGILNNSASFNKMTVEYKYILMPNRLWRCRVYLQDHFLAEGYGTKKTSKHAAADEALKILQKTQSNAGATKTVQVQKVGSAGRDPGKKKDLKDLVVYENSMNPVCTLNDTAQFNKMTVEYVFERMTGMRWKCKVMLENELIAEAIGVKKTVKHVAAEEAVKVLKKTQPTVVNNLKKGTIEDVISRNEICGRSAEEALKQQIKEDNIGNQILRKMGWTGGGLGKSGEGIREPIAVKEQFKREGLGLDVERGSKITKKDIEQIIQNYAFSDSKIDLTFSTELTNDERKQIHQIAQKYGLKSKSHGQGRDRYLVVSRKRRKEDLLDQLKQDGQVGHYELIMPQEK